The Vicia villosa cultivar HV-30 ecotype Madison, WI unplaced genomic scaffold, Vvil1.0 ctg.000077F_1_1, whole genome shotgun sequence genome segment TgtagaaaattgattaaaaattaactcaaaaatcaaactttataaattaaatttcatgaattttttatatatactGGAACCCAACCTATTCTTTTCAAGTCCAATCAGAAATGCAGCCTCAGCCAAGGCTGCATAAAGAGTTCCATTAGCTGCATCTTCCTGCCAAACAGCATACTCACTAACAAATGCCTGCAATGtgcaattaataaaaaaagagcaaattcatttaccaataaatttttaaatatctaattattttctaaaaaaatatataattaattatttttataaatatatgcattcaaaaaaaattaataatcaaaccTTTGGACCGGATCGTGGTGCTTTATCAAACTTGGTATAATGGAAAAACATGTCCTTTGAATTTGTATAAATCTAATAATTGAAATAACATGTAAGTTACTTAACCTAAactcaaaattaataataattaaaataggaaaaaattaaataaataatattattacatgAAAATCATAAAGATCTGCAGGATGATTTAGCGGATATTTAGAACCATCACAATTTGAAATAATCTGAATATCAGGATAATCATGCTTTATAGCTTCATAGAATTTGAGATAATTTTCTTGATAGCTATATTTATCACATTCTTCATTTCCAATTGCAACATATCTCAAATCAAATGGTTTTGAATGTCCCATGGAAGCTCTAAGAGAACCCCATTTTGATGTGGAAGAACCTCTAGCAAACTCAATACCATCTAAGGCGtcctattaattataaaaaaaatgtcataacaattaataaataaataaataattgaattataatttagagaataaaaaatattgttaaaaaattatACTTTCACAAATGGTGAAATTGCAGACGTATTTACTTCTTCTTTACGGCTAATACCTGTAAGAAACCATTTGTAAATTAGatgttaaaaatataaataaatttcaatGGTGTCTATATAAATTTTAGGGAGAACAAAATATACCATTATTAAACACCCATATTGGCATTGCACCAAGATCCTCTGATAACTGCTTgatgaataaaaataataatttttttaattggcaagacaaatatttattatttttttaaagtaaaataggAAATTACTTGAAGCCCTTCAAAATAACCAAATCCATCGTCAGTCCAATACGCCCATACATCATTATAGTGGCCAGGTCTCTCTTCCCACACTCCAATTGTATCTTTCCATTGAAATGCATTTTTTAGATAAACATAGTGATGATTTATTATAGTGATAATACATACCTCTATTATTCACAAGTTCTGCCCACAATCCTCCAGCTCCGGCATGATTAATCTCCTGAAAAGTATACATTAAATCAAAGTATTATAAGATAACATTTCACTAATACACTACTTTATATGTAATCTTCAaacttataaaatatattaaaatgtaaTTTACTTCAAAGAATGCTCCTAAAAATGTGTCTGGAATAAGTCTTCCAGAATCAGCATTAATCACTAATTTTGATGTGATCTTGCTAGCATTAACTTCATCTTGGCATTTAGAAATGAACAAACACATAActaaagtgaaaagaaaagaagtgaAAGAAAGTAAGAAAGACATTGTGTATGATATATTTTGATTAATCATTTTTACTCATATTTATAATGGAAGAACAACATTATTGAGGATGGTGATAATGATGATGAGTTGTTAACCATATAATCTATAATTtgttgttttctatttttaaattaaattattataagtatttcaaaatttgatttatattttaatttttaaccaaTATTACCTTATTAAGTATTGGCGTGTGAAATATGATAATATATTCACCTTACCTCACAATGGAAAAGTGTACAATTCTGTCTGTGCACAATAAATATATACTTTTTTTAAACCTATTGCATAAAAGATATCAATGTTATTTAAGGATAAACACCCtttatatttgtatatatttatATGGTAACATGAAAAAATACAAAACATATGCACATTTAAGCTAATAGCTACTGCAAATGATAGGAGAAATTTCTGAATAGGGCAATACTTGTTTGCTAAGTGTTAGATAGTAGCTCCAACATAATTCGATGTATCAAAGCCACATGCATCTATCATCTACATATAGTCATGCTCTTTATTATTGCACTACATTTTGGGTTTAATAATCTTCTACTAGGCGGTTCAAAATATCCATAGAACTATACTGAATTACAGAATCGAAACAACCCGTTGTTAAATAACTGAACTGTTTTATATAGTTTATGAACTGAACTATAGTTTATCAAACAATTTAATAACTGAACTGAACAGTTAATCGAGACAAAGTATACCGAACCGAATCACTCTTAACTAATCGTATATTATTTGGTTATCTTAATTAGAACTTTAGTTCATGGATATTTTCTCAAAAttaactttttaatattaa includes the following:
- the LOC131623648 gene encoding alpha-L-arabinofuranosidase 1-like isoform X1, coding for MSFLLSFTSFLFTLVMCLFISKCQDEVNASKITSKLVINADSGRLIPDTFLGAFFEEINHAGAGGLWAELVNNRDTIGVWEERPGHYNDVWAYWTDDGFGYFEGLQLSEDLGAMPIWVFNNGISRKEEVNTSAISPFVKDALDGIEFARGSSTSKWGSLRASMGHSKPFDLRYVAIGNEECDKYSYQENYLKFYEAIKHDYPDIQIISNCDGSKYPLNHPADLYDFHIYTNSKDMFFHYTKFDKAPRSGPKAFVSEYAVWQEDAANGTLYAALAEAAFLIGLEKNSDVVSMVAYAPLFVNTNDKHWIPDAIVFNSYQNYGTPSYWLQHFFIDSSGATFLNSTLHQSSSSIVASTIQYKNFQDGKNYLKVKVVNFGNSIENLKILIENLKSNVQPSGSSMVVLTSLNKMDENSFYEPTKIVPEKASLENASNAMNVKLHPYSVTSFDLLI
- the LOC131623648 gene encoding alpha-L-arabinofuranosidase 2-like isoform X2 — protein: MSFLLSFTSFLFTLVMCLFISKCQDEVNASKITSKLVINADSGRLIPDTFLGAFFEEINHAGAGGLWAELVNNRGISRKEEVNTSAISPFVKDALDGIEFARGSSTSKWGSLRASMGHSKPFDLRYVAIGNEECDKYSYQENYLKFYEAIKHDYPDIQIISNCDGSKYPLNHPADLYDFHIYTNSKDMFFHYTKFDKAPRSGPKAFVSEYAVWQEDAANGTLYAALAEAAFLIGLEKNSDVVSMVAYAPLFVNTNDKHWIPDAIVFNSYQNYGTPSYWLQHFFIDSSGATFLNSTLHQSSSSIVASTIQYKNFQDGKNYLKVKVVNFGNSIENLKILIENLKSNVQPSGSSMVVLTSLNKMDENSFYEPTKIVPEKASLENASNAMNVKLHPYSVTSFDLLI